The genomic DNA CGTACCAAGTACCGGGGTTTCTAGATGAATCGTATCCCCATCAACGACTTTCTTTACAGAAGAGGGGAATCGTCTCGTTACAGGTGGGATTTCTGTTTCTTCGTTCGTTTCTTCGATATTGGTGTCAGAGGTGACGTGCAACTCTTGCTGATGAATTTCATCTACTTTGCCTGTGATGCGAAACCACTTTCCAGGAACAAGATTAGGAAGCTTCGTTTGGGCTCTCACAAGAATGCCATTCCCTTCATCATCAATGAAAGGATAATTATAACCGTCCTCTAACGGTTCTTCAGCTTTACCTGCAAGGAAACCGCCAACTGTAACCTCACTTCCTTTCAGCTCGTCCTTCTCCTGTTTCGCAAGATCTGCAATGCGTATTTCAAGATCACTTTTCATCAAAACACCCTCTTTCACTGAGTTACCTTCAGTGTAATACAAGAAGATGGAATCGTTTTATATAAACCGTTGGATTTCAGAAAAATGAGACTTAATGCATGGGTGTGGAGGAATTTATTCTAGGGGAGTTACTGTCCGGTGATTTTTAATAACGCAGCATACGTGTTGATACGACCATTCTCATACAATGTTCCTTTACCAGGAACCGGTACCGTTGTCGTTTCAATTGCATTACGCACTTTATTTGCATTTGGTTCGAGGGAAGCAAGCAATGCAGCAAGTCCACTTACAAATGGTGCAGCCATTGAGGTCCCTGAGAGATATCCATAGTTCGTCTGCCCCATCATGTTCGTAGTGGTTGGTAACGTCGAGAGGATGTCGATACCTGGTGCAGCAACATCAACCCATGCTGAGCCGAAATTCGAAAATGACGCCTTCGTATCATCTCGGGCAAGCGCTGCCACACTGATGACTTCTGGGTAAGCTGCCGGATAAAAGAGATCCTGTGTATTATCGTTTCCAGCTGCAGCAACTTGGATGACTCCTCTACCTGCAGCGTATTGAACAGCACTTTGTACACTTGAACTGAACGAAGGACCACCAAGGCTCATATTAATGACTTTTGCACCATTGTCTGTCGCATTGACGATCCCTTTCGCAACATCACTGAATGACCCGCTGCCACTGTCATCCAGAACCTTGATATTCATGATTTTAGGGTTAATCGCTAGACCAGCAACGCCAATATCATTCCTTGTTGTAGCAGCAGCAATACCAGCAACATGAGTACCATGACCGTTCACATCTTGGGACGTTGACGAAGTCGAGAAGTTGACATTCAAGACCATTTTATCAATCAAATCAGGATGTCCACCATTCACGCCCGTATCTAGAATCGCAATTTTCAAGAGAGAAGACCCTCTCGTGACATTCCAAGCTCTAGTCGAATTGATTTTCAATAGACCCCATTGTTGAGGAAACAGCGGATCATTCGGTGTCAGCTGAGTAACCATCAATCCATTGAATTCAGCAAACTTAACCTCTGGGAAATTTGAGAGAAGTCGAAGTGTCGTATTCATACGACTCGAATCGACTTTGATAACGTATATATTAAGTTGTGGAATTTGATCGATAACTGTACCACCGACTAACCTGATGATTTCTAACGCTCTTTGAGAAGAAACATTTGCATGGAAACCGATTACAATTTGATTAGGTAAAAAATTCATTATAATTTTTTTCACCTCCTGTCACCATACGTTCTCTATCATCTTACGTAATAGATTGATAGAGGAAACGGCTAGTGAGGAGATATTGGGAAAAATAGGTTTTATTTCGTGTAAAATATGAAAAAAAACCACTTAGTCTTAGGACTTAGTGGTTTTTTCGTTCAGCTAAATGTTTCATTCTCATTCGGATTTTGAAGGTCATTAACGAAGTTGCTCATGCTTTCTCCTTCATAAAAATAAGGCTTCATATCTGCTAACCATCGTTGATAGTGTTGGAAGTCCTGTTCATAGTCACCCGAATAAAAGCGGTGAGCTTCTTGATTCGTCAACGTGTCAATGACAACAATCCCTCTGTACGTCTGTTCATCGGGCTCATCATAATCACAAAGCACGTAATAACCCACAAGCCACACCTCCTCATTTGTTCTGTCTATCATTTAATGTTGCTTATTAAAGAATTTTCATACGTTATTAAAAAAGAAGGACACAATTGAAGTGTCCTTCTTTCTAGTATCGTCATGCTGCTTCTTGTTCTTCTATTTCGTCCACGTGCATGAGTTTCTGCAATGGCTTCGAAATAGCAAGTAAGATAAGACCAAGAATAAGAGCTGCAATTCCAAGATACAAGAAGATTTCAAAATAGCCGAATTCAGTCGTCAACGATGCAATGTATCCTGCCAGATAGTTTGCTGCAGCATTACTCAAGAACCAGACCCCCATCAATAGGGATGCAATCTTGACTGGTGCCATTTTACTTACGAGTGAGAGCCCGATTGGAGAAAGAGATAGCTCACCTAATGTGTGCAGCAAGTAAGTGACGACCATGAACATCATCGAAACCTTTAGAGTATTGGATGCATCACTGCCTGTTGCCATGACCGCCGGTACGAGGACCATGAAGCCAAGACCTAAGAGGATCAAGCCGAACGCCATTTTCGTCGGTATAGAGAAATCACCGCGCTTTGACTTGGAAAGCTTCAACCACAATGCCGAAACGACCGGTGCCAGAAGTAAGATGAATAAAGGATTCAATGACTGGAAGAACGAAACGGGTACTTCATAACCGAAGACCGTACGATCAACAAAGTCTCTTGTATATAAGGTAAAGGATGCACCTGCTTGTTCAAATCCTGCCCAGAACGCAACAGTGAAACATGCCAATATCAAGATGACAGCTGTGCGTTGTTTCTCTTGCTTCGTCAATGGTTTCGGTTTTGCATTGCTATCAAGAGATGGTTTCATTTTCGCCGCAGCAGGCTTCGTTCCAATATCACCAAGGTATTTCTTCGAAAGCGCATTGAAGGTAACTTGTCCAATGATCATCCCGATCGAGGATGCAAGGAATGCATATTTGAATCCAAAGACTTCAATACCTGTAGGCGTCGTTGAAGCAAACCAATTCGCATAGATCAACCCAGCAACTAATGGAGAGATCAGTGCTCCTAAATTAATTCCCATATAAAATATGGTGAAAGCTGAGTCCTTGCGAGGGTCATTCTTCGAGTATAATTCCCCGACCAAAGTCGAAATGTTCGGTTTAAAGAAGCCGTTCCCGATGATCAACAGTAATAACCCAAGATAAAGCCCCCATTTTTCCTGGACCGCAAATAACGTGAAGTCTCCTAGCGCCATCGTGATACCACCAATGGTGATCGCTGTCCGGAGCCCCATCCACTTATCTGTCAAGTAGCCTCCGATCAAGGGTGTAAAGTATACCAAACCTGTATATATCCCATACAATTGCAATGCGGAAGCTTTATCAAATCCAAGTCCTCCACTAATCAATTCCGCAGTCAGATAAAGGATGAGGATCGATCTCATTCCGTAATAGCTGTAACGCTCCCACATTTCTGTGATGAATAATAAGAACAAACCCTTCGGATGTTTCTGTTTCTTTGTATAAACATCCTTGTCTTCAATAATCGTCCCTTCCATGATGTGTTCCTCCTCAGATGTCTGACGACTGTCAATAAATATATTTTTCAATAATATTCGAATGTAAATCTTTTGTAAAGGGAGTAGACAAAAAGTTGAAATAGGAAGAAAAATCGGTCTTTTTTTGATTTGACCATCTGGTGTTCGAAATTATGAACCTATTTATGGATTTACGAACCTAATCTCGAAATTTTGAACCTATCTGCGGAATTATGAACCTATTTTAAAAATTATGCACCAAATTGCTGATGCTATAGACGAAATCATAGCCTCTCTTAAACTTCAGTCAAATCTTCTAAACGAATAACACGAGAAAAGCAATGCAGAATATCGTTGTTATGGGTAACGACGACAATGGTGACACCCTTCTCATTCAGCTTCTTCAAGTACCCGAGGATTACTCTTTCGTTATCTTCATCAAGACTCGCTGTCGGTTCGTCGGCCAAAATCAATTCACTTTCCTTCAGGATGAGCCGCATGATCGCAATCCGTTGCTGCTCGCCCCCGCTTAATTGATACACCCTCTTTTCCTTTAAGGAGCCCAGGCCAAATTCATCCAGCAGCTGGTTGATTCTTTCTTCCTTCTCTCTTTTTTTCAGTTTCTTATATTCAAGAGCAAGCTCTAGATTCCAAGCCACTGTTTCATCTTCTACAAGTCCATAGTTCTGGAACAGGTACCCAATCTTCTCTCTTCTTAGCATCATCGCGTCTTTCGAATGGACACCTGGATTCTTTTTGTTGAATAGATGGATGCTTCCTTTATCCTTTTCAGTAATGAGACCGATGATATTCAACATGGTCGTTTTCCCTTTACCGCTCTCACCTGTAATGGCAATCATCTCACCTTTTTTAACACTGAGGTTAACATTAGAGAAAATTTCCGATTTCTTATCATATCCTTTGGACACATTGGTCAGCTCAATAAGAGACATAAATCATCCACCTTTAACGAGTTTATGTAGATCCTGTTTGATGATTTTTTTATACAAGTACAATAAAACCAGAAAATCCACCGCTAATATGGAAAGGTACAGAACGATATTGAATTCCATAAAGGCAGACAATACGATGCCACTAATCATGAAAACGACAATGAAAATTTGTTTTTTGAAGGATTTCAATGATTCGTATCCATGTATATATTGAAGGGCGTACCTTCTATTGTTCGAAGTCACGTCAACGTAATTTGAAATATATAAAATGAAAATGAGAGTAAATAAGAAGAGGACCGAGAAAACCAATGAATTGTAGAGGATGAATTCAACAAAGTAGACTTTGTCCATGTATGGTGTCAGGAGAGTCCCAACGTTAACGAGTTTATCCAGTCTATGTGCTGAAATTGTTTGGCTGAATTCCTCCCGTTGTTCCGACTGGACATAGAAGTCTCCAGCATTCAAGAGGTCATAATAATACATATTGCTGAAATCCCCTTGATCGACCACGATAATCGTGTCTTTCAATTTGACATCGGCTTCATCCCCGCTACTTTGCCCTAGCAGTTCATGCTCCTGACCATCCGCTATATAAAGGATATTAAGATCATGAATGCTTCTCTTTTCTTCTGACAACCCGAAATACCGATCATAATTCATCCAGTGGTTGAATTTCTCAATATAGATTTGTTTGATCTCATCCTCTTGAGTCTCATACTGGGCTGGAACGAAGATGGTCGGTTGATCAAAATTTAAATCTGTAATACGTTCTCCAGCTTTGTTCTTCACGTTCATGAAACGGTTCAGATAACGTTCATTCACAACAATATGGTTATCCTGTACAGACTGATAGATATCCTCTTTCTTGAGACCATTTCGTTCAAGATATTCCGTTGATAACAAACCAAGTATGTAGGCGTCGTTCACATAAAGACGATCCTGTTCATCGTATCGCTCATAAATCGTTTTAATAGCGTGACCATATTGCTCGAGAAGGTCAAGGTTTTTCCGAGCGCGTTCATCTTCATCGTAATTATAACCATTGGATGTAAAGTATCCAGCTAATTTTTGGTATTGTTCAACATCCTTTTGTTTCTCTTTGTACGTTTCGTAATTTGAGAGGAATGCAGACATCGAAACTGTAATCGCCAGAATCAGAACAATCTTAATCGCGTATAACGAGTACGTTAAACGGTTCGAATACACTTTATTCTTGATCATCAGGTTTATATCAATGAATTTCAGGCTGATTTGTGTCATCAGCAACATGAGAATATTCAATAGGACCACGATAAACAGGAACGCGGATAACAAATAAAAGTAGCGAGGGACTACATTACCGACAGCCAAATAGTAACAGAAATGAATCGTGAGTGTGATGAGCACGATGACAATTTCCATTTTTATAAAATCTACTAACGTGCTCTTGATCATCTTCATGTTCGAAAAGCCGAGCATCTTCTTGATGGCATTGACTTTGATTCTTGTAAACGTGTAAATGAATAAGACCAGCTGACTTAAAAGGAACAACAATCCGAAGTTCAGCGCATTGTACGAAATGATTTGGGTATAATTGATTTTTTCCTGATAAGGTCGGATGGAAAGCCCGATTTCTCGGCTTAATTCTGAGAGGTTCTGTTTTGGAATATCCGTATAAAAAACGCCGTTATGATCAATGAAATCCTCTTTCGTAAGAATGTGATAGGATAAATGCGTATCTGGAGAGATGGATCTTGGCTGCTTAATTTTATCAATCTGACTATGATAAATTTCATAGCTGAATTGATTGCCCGAGGTCACAGGAGTTTTAATGAGTTGAAGATTACAAGATTCGTCATTCAGACAGCTCGAATTCAATTGTTCATAGAGTGCATTCAGCTCATTCCCCGAATACTCCTCTACAAAATAGCCATCTAAAGATGAATCCCCAAGGTTATTCAATTCGTAAATATCATAAATGGATTTATTGAAAATAAAAGACAAGAGTAAGAGCTGCCCAACAAGGAAGATAAATAGTAACTTTTTCATAGTATGCGTACTCCCTAAACGAAAGTGGATTTACAACCTTACTCTTTATGACGTAATTTTTGGAAAAAAGTTCTTTTTTTATGATTTTTTTGAAATATAGGACACAAGCCCTGCCACAAGGAAAACCATGATCAAGCCGATGTAAAGAAAGGGGAATGAACCTCGTAAGAAGATGATAGGCACAATCATCAGTAAGAAGAGATAAAAGAAATATTTATACATACGAACACCTTCTTTCAGCGTTTTAACGGAACCCCCTTCTGAGTGCCTACGTCTATTAAGAAAGAGGGGGGATGCCACGTTATGAAGCTACTTATTTCAATTACTGTTTTCATTATATTCGGTTTGTCAATTCTATTTGGTATCCATCTATATACTGAGCCTGTTTCCATTCAGCTTGTTGAAACGGATAAAACGTTACCTGAAAGGTATCAAAAAGATCGTTTAACAGATTATTTACTGACAATGGTACATACAGAGGAAGGATTTGAGGAAAAGTGGGAGGAATTCCAGTTATCAGGCACGGCTCCAACCATTGATTTTAACCGCTATGATTCTTTCTTTTTAGGATTCAACGAATCTGGAGGCTGTGCCATCAAACCTGAACATCTTGAATTTAAGAAAAAAGAAAAGTCTTTGATCGTCCGTATATCAACGCCTTACGAGTATTGTCAGGACATGGCCGTACCACGAACCTTCGTTTATAAGCTGGAAAAAGAGTTGGCGAAAGAGCTGACTGAAATGGTCATCGTAAATGAAAGAGAAGAGAAAAAAGTTCCGATCGATTAACGAATTTGAGCTACAAGCTGGATGGCCTGTTCTGTGGAATCTATTAAGGAAGGTTCATTCTTTGCCTTCCTTATTTCCAGTGCTTCATGGAAACAAGATAATGCCTCATCCAATTTCCCCTGTTCCAACAAGCATTTTCCTTTGTGCTGTAAGGCGAAATCTTTGAACACCTTTAAATCGCTTTTCTCACAATACGTGAATGCACGATTAAAGTAGTGGAGAGCCATTTCATGCTGGTTATCATACTTCAATGCTTCACCAAGACGGATGTAAGAGACGACCTCTTTTTTCTCGTCTTTCTTCTCAATTGCCACCTCTAGGCTTCTTGTTAAATGGGCAATTGCTTTTTCAGGCTGACCAAGGATCCGATAAAGATTTCCCAACGTTCCTTGTAGAAAGTAAACATCCTCATCTTCTTCCACATGCTTCAAAGCGACTTCCAACTTAGAAACAAATGCCTTGATAACTTCCGGATCCTTCGGTTTTTCTCTTAAGTACTCGTTTTCATCAAAGTAAATATACGCGTTAATCGACAATAGCTCATCCTTTAATACTCCTATATCCACAGGCTTCCCCCTTTAACGAAATACGCTTTCTATCTGCTCGCGATCGTACTCCAAAATCCATTCGTTATACGTTTCATATAGATAAAGAATCTCTTTTTTATCCGCTGCGATTACGTCACAGCCACGATCATCATACATATGGAAGATGATTTTCTTCGTAACGTTAATGAAATACACGTTATATGCATATTTCGGCTTTTTTAGAAGCCTATTAGAGTTGGTCGAATCTTCAGCTGCAATCGCCATTAAAAGCTTTCTGTACTTGATGTGATTCTTCCTACAAGGAAAGATGAAACGATGTGTCACATCGTTTTCCTCCCCGTAAACACTTGGCACGATACGATGCTTCAATCTGTACAAAGCTTTATGCTCTTTTACATATTTCTTATGGAAACGTAACGGTCTTTTCTGAAGTACAACATCCCCTTTGGGACAGTGAAAATCCTTCACCATGAAAAGGTCATCTTCATTCTCAAAAACCGAATCAAAGAGGGTGAAAGCACGCTTCTCAATTCTTCTCTGGTTCCGAGCATCCTCTAAGGTTAGACTAGGATCCGCCAATTCAAAACGGATTCCTGGTTCCCACGAATAAAATAACGGCGGATGCAAGGTAAGACCTTGAAAATACTTTTGTAGAAAAAGTTCAAGTTGCATCGTCATGAATCTGACTCCTTCTTTCCATAAAGGTCCATTGGGATAAACATATCAAACGTGTTTTCAACTTTAGAAGAAACACATCCACGCCTCCCATTATCCCCTAGGTCAAGTACGCTCAATCAAAGTCGTCCGCTCTTCCTCAAGTTGCTTTAATTGGTTTTTGTGTTCCACTACTTGTGTTTCCAAATCTTTTATGATCGAAGCCACTTTACTTTTCTGACGTCTCGTCTGTTCTAGAGAATCATTGATTCTGCCTTGCACCATCCAGTCAGCAATTAACCCATCAAAGAAAAAGTCTGCAAATTTAAGCATGCCGCTTATATCAACATGAACATTCGCTTCTTCATTCACGTCCGCCAGCTCCTTCTGAAAGGCACGCATCCTGGACTGTGCTTGATGAATTGCTGCACTGGCATCATCGATATGACCATGCTTGACGAGGTCAGATATAAGACCGCCCCCAAGAAGATCGAACGTCCCCCATCCCTGCGCTTTTTCTAGGGATCCGATCGCCGTATCCAACGACCGATTGACGGCCCTTCCTGCCTTAATAGCTTCATCCAACTCAATGAGGAGCGCTTTTATATCTCCCTCAATCTCACTCATTTTAAAAAGCTGGCCGGCAGCTGGGGAATGACTTTCCTGCATGGCCTGTTCTTTTGCCGTTAAAATCGCTTCGTATTCCTTCTCTACATGAACAACGGCTTGTAATTTATCATTCAAATCCTTAATGGATGCTTCTACTTCTTCTCTGGATTTTAATGCTTCATCCAATTTCAGTTGAACAGCCGCTACCTCCTGCTTCTCTTTATCTAGTTTACTTTCCTTCGTCCCAAGCACGGTTAATAAGAGGTTTGTAACCGTGAATTGTTCAATCTTATGTACATCCTCTTGCTCTTCTCCTAACTTTCGTTTCAGGTTCTTGATTGTTACATCCAGGTTTTTCAAATCTGAGCGATAGCCTTCGACTTGCTTTTCCCATTTTCGTTTTTTCCGGACTTCACCTTTTATCTGAATCAGTTGTTCATTCAAATTTCGATACATGCTCATCCCCCTTTTTCATTTACTGTATATACGAATGAGGAAAGGCATAAGTTTCACAACGAAAGAATGCAAACGCACGCATTAATTTTTCCTGTTTTGAAGCATAGGATATATCAATGAAAAAAGCGCCCAATGTGATGGAGGCATACATGGAAAATAAAACGTGTACACCATTTCTAAAACGAGGAAGAACCTTCAATCCCGTCCTTCCCGACCAGTTAGCAAGAAGTGAACCGCCAATTGTTCTGGCAGAGGTTACCGTTGATGTGTCCGATCTGGATCGGCCATGTGTATTGGTGAAATTCTCAGAGTTTATCCAATTCTCTCTACTTGGATTAAATCCAAAGCTCGACATCTTTTACCGTCTAGTCAGAAAAACAAATCAACCAGAGGACGCACAAATTTTGCAGGAATGGGAGTTTCTTTTCGAGGCTGCCCAAGTAACGGAGATTGCGAATCTGGATACGAACCAACCAACCGTATTGAATTTCTGTGATTGTTTGGAGGACCTTCATACGGATTCATTGACGTATTCACTCGAGATCGTCGAGATCGTCACAAATAGTGTCAAAAGCTACAGCATCATGAACAAAAGTTTAAGCGCTACGGTAATTTGTGAAGAGGTGTCGCCATGAATGAACGCCGTTCTACCCCAAAACCTCGGCTGTTTCTCGGTCAAAATAAGCAAATGAGCACCGTTGTCACCAATCAGGGACATCAGAAAAAAAGTGTCCCGTTTGTTAAATGCGGAAAAGTATTTAATCCAGTACTGCCGCTCAAGTTAACGAAAAAAGGGACGCCAGTCATATTAACGCAAGTGACGGTGAATACAGAACGGATAACGGAGCCTTGTATTCTGATCAACTTTTCCTGTTTCGTTACGTCCATCCTAAGGCAACAAAATTTTGTGAGTCTCATTTTCCGGTTGGTCAAATCCTCTTCAGATGACAACAAACAAGAAGTCCTCCGAACATGGCCTTTCAAACGGGAGCTCGTAACCGATACGAACATTAAAGAGCCAGTCGTCTTCAATTTCTGTGAATGGTTAGCGACTGATAACGGAGGGACGTTTACGTATACCATCGAGTTGGTGAGCGTGGATTTATCTAAACAAACCTCTTATAACATCACTCAAAAGAGCATGACTGCCCAAGTCTTTTGCGGTACGGGGAAATTTTGAATGAGAGTATCGATAAAGGAGGAAAATCAATGCACGAACATACAACCATTCCCTTCTTAAAATGTGGCGATATTCTCAGAGCAAACTTGCCTAGACAATTGTCCAAGAAAAACCCGCCGATCAACCTGGCGGAAGTGACTGTGAATTTAGACGGATTTGAAACACCTGGAGTCCTTTTCAATTATTCGCAGATTTTATCGTTTC from Pseudalkalibacillus sp. SCS-8 includes the following:
- a CDS encoding tetratricopeptide repeat protein, which translates into the protein MDIGVLKDELLSINAYIYFDENEYLREKPKDPEVIKAFVSKLEVALKHVEEDEDVYFLQGTLGNLYRILGQPEKAIAHLTRSLEVAIEKKDEKKEVVSYIRLGEALKYDNQHEMALHYFNRAFTYCEKSDLKVFKDFALQHKGKCLLEQGKLDEALSCFHEALEIRKAKNEPSLIDSTEQAIQLVAQIR
- a CDS encoding S8 family peptidase; this encodes MNFLPNQIVIGFHANVSSQRALEIIRLVGGTVIDQIPQLNIYVIKVDSSRMNTTLRLLSNFPEVKFAEFNGLMVTQLTPNDPLFPQQWGLLKINSTRAWNVTRGSSLLKIAILDTGVNGGHPDLIDKMVLNVNFSTSSTSQDVNGHGTHVAGIAAATTRNDIGVAGLAINPKIMNIKVLDDSGSGSFSDVAKGIVNATDNGAKVINMSLGGPSFSSSVQSAVQYAAGRGVIQVAAAGNDNTQDLFYPAAYPEVISVAALARDDTKASFSNFGSAWVDVAAPGIDILSTLPTTTNMMGQTNYGYLSGTSMAAPFVSGLAALLASLEPNANKVRNAIETTTVPVPGKGTLYENGRINTYAALLKITGQ
- a CDS encoding DUF3885 domain-containing protein; translation: MTMQLELFLQKYFQGLTLHPPLFYSWEPGIRFELADPSLTLEDARNQRRIEKRAFTLFDSVFENEDDLFMVKDFHCPKGDVVLQKRPLRFHKKYVKEHKALYRLKHRIVPSVYGEENDVTHRFIFPCRKNHIKYRKLLMAIAAEDSTNSNRLLKKPKYAYNVYFINVTKKIIFHMYDDRGCDVIAADKKEILYLYETYNEWILEYDREQIESVFR
- a CDS encoding putative bacteriocin export ABC transporter → MSLIELTNVSKGYDKKSEIFSNVNLSVKKGEMIAITGESGKGKTTMLNIIGLITEKDKGSIHLFNKKNPGVHSKDAMMLRREKIGYLFQNYGLVEDETVAWNLELALEYKKLKKREKEERINQLLDEFGLGSLKEKRVYQLSGGEQQRIAIMRLILKESELILADEPTASLDEDNERVILGYLKKLNEKGVTIVVVTHNNDILHCFSRVIRLEDLTEV
- a CDS encoding peptide MFS transporter, producing MEGTIIEDKDVYTKKQKHPKGLFLLFITEMWERYSYYGMRSILILYLTAELISGGLGFDKASALQLYGIYTGLVYFTPLIGGYLTDKWMGLRTAITIGGITMALGDFTLFAVQEKWGLYLGLLLLIIGNGFFKPNISTLVGELYSKNDPRKDSAFTIFYMGINLGALISPLVAGLIYANWFASTTPTGIEVFGFKYAFLASSIGMIIGQVTFNALSKKYLGDIGTKPAAAKMKPSLDSNAKPKPLTKQEKQRTAVILILACFTVAFWAGFEQAGASFTLYTRDFVDRTVFGYEVPVSFFQSLNPLFILLLAPVVSALWLKLSKSKRGDFSIPTKMAFGLILLGLGFMVLVPAVMATGSDASNTLKVSMMFMVVTYLLHTLGELSLSPIGLSLVSKMAPVKIASLLMGVWFLSNAAANYLAGYIASLTTEFGYFEIFLYLGIAALILGLILLAISKPLQKLMHVDEIEEQEAA
- a CDS encoding DUF4489 domain-containing protein; translated protein: MENKTCTPFLKRGRTFNPVLPDQLARSEPPIVLAEVTVDVSDLDRPCVLVKFSEFIQFSLLGLNPKLDIFYRLVRKTNQPEDAQILQEWEFLFEAAQVTEIANLDTNQPTVLNFCDCLEDLHTDSLTYSLEIVEIVTNSVKSYSIMNKSLSATVICEEVSP
- a CDS encoding DUF4489 domain-containing protein; its protein translation is MNERRSTPKPRLFLGQNKQMSTVVTNQGHQKKSVPFVKCGKVFNPVLPLKLTKKGTPVILTQVTVNTERITEPCILINFSCFVTSILRQQNFVSLIFRLVKSSSDDNKQEVLRTWPFKRELVTDTNIKEPVVFNFCEWLATDNGGTFTYTIELVSVDLSKQTSYNITQKSMTAQVFCGTGKF